In Ignavibacteriales bacterium, the following are encoded in one genomic region:
- the rplQ gene encoding 50S ribosomal protein L17 — protein MRHRKSGRKLKRTASHRKSTLSALSTSLIKHKKIKTTLAKAKETRMVVEKIITRAKNAVAGEGEQKNVHARREIARYIKDRDAIKELFTEIATKVATRPGGYTRVVKLGQRHGDAAEVAVLELVDFNTGKAPEKPAAKPKAKKKCKGYPEMDALFLL, from the coding sequence GAAAATCAGGAAGAAAATTAAAAAGAACGGCGAGTCACAGAAAATCGACACTTTCAGCGCTCTCAACCTCGCTTATAAAACATAAAAAAATTAAAACAACACTTGCAAAAGCAAAAGAAACCCGCATGGTTGTTGAAAAAATAATAACCCGCGCTAAGAATGCTGTTGCTGGTGAAGGCGAGCAAAAGAATGTTCACGCACGCAGAGAAATCGCCCGCTACATAAAAGACCGTGATGCTATAAAAGAATTGTTCACCGAAATAGCCACGAAGGTTGCAACACGACCCGGAGGTTACACGCGTGTAGTAAAACTCGGTCAACGACACGGCGATGCCGCCGAAGTTGCAGTGCTTGAGTTGGTAGATTTCAATACAGGTAAAGCACCTGAAAAACCTGCTGCCAAACCGAAAGCGAAGAAAAAATGTAAAGGGTATCCAGAAATGGATGCCCTTTTTTTATTGTGA
- a CDS encoding leucine--tRNA ligase produces the protein MAYSFLEIEKKWQKYWDDHQTFKVADDTAKEKLYILDMFPYPSGSGLHVGHPEGYTATDIYTRFKRMNGFNVLHPMGWDAFGLPAERYAMQTGIHPSITTQQNIATFKRQIKMLGLSYDWSREVNTTDPKYYKWTQWIFLKIYNSWYDTKLDKARPISELPILSNLSEKEKCDYVTKHRLAYLAEMPVNWCAELGTVLANEEVDEWVSKGYTVERRAMRQWMLRITAYAERLEKDLTELNWPPGILEMQRNWIGRSEGAEADFAIAGSTKSIRVFTTRADTMFGATYMVLAPEHPLIDEITTSEQKKIVDDYRDQAKMKSELDRVALDKNKTGVFTGAYVINPATKKNIPIWIADYVIITYGTGAIMAVPGHDERDYEFAKQFNLPIIEVVSGGDISKEAYTGDGNAVNSTNDEISLNGLATEDAKLKMAEWLEKKGLGKRSINYKLRDWLFSRQRYWGEPFPLIYLEDGTVKDLPETDLPILLPESKSYKPSDTGESALATIPEWVNTIDPATGKSARRETHTMPQWAGSCWYYLRYIDPENDKEFISKQKEKYWMPIDLYVGGAEHAVLHLLYARFWHKVLYDLSYLSTKEPFRRLINQGTILGEDGQKMSKSRGNVVNPDDVVKEYGADAMRLFEMFMGPLVDTKPWSTHGVEGVYRFLNRVWRMLVDENSALHPTIKDISISGDDERFIHQTIKKVTLDLEGMNFNTAISQMMIFVNEFLNRDVKPKCMMETFVLLLSPFAPHIAEELWQKLGHSSSLAYEKWPRYDESKAAVSSIEMVVQVNGKVRSKFPIAVDMDEALLKKLVLDDESVKRHIDGKQIVKMVVVKNKLVSIVVK, from the coding sequence ATGGCATATTCATTTTTAGAAATCGAAAAGAAGTGGCAGAAGTATTGGGACGACCATCAAACATTCAAGGTCGCAGACGATACTGCAAAAGAAAAACTTTACATACTCGATATGTTCCCGTATCCATCCGGATCTGGTTTGCATGTGGGTCATCCCGAAGGATATACCGCTACGGATATTTACACTCGTTTTAAGCGGATGAACGGCTTCAATGTGTTACATCCGATGGGGTGGGATGCTTTTGGATTACCGGCAGAGCGGTATGCGATGCAAACAGGGATTCATCCGAGTATAACGACACAGCAAAATATTGCAACCTTCAAGCGACAAATTAAAATGCTCGGTTTGTCGTACGATTGGTCGCGCGAGGTGAACACTACAGATCCGAAATATTATAAATGGACGCAGTGGATCTTCCTGAAAATTTATAACTCATGGTATGATACGAAATTAGATAAAGCCAGACCGATATCGGAACTGCCGATTCTTTCAAACTTATCTGAAAAAGAAAAGTGCGATTACGTTACGAAACACCGGCTTGCATACCTTGCTGAAATGCCGGTGAACTGGTGCGCAGAACTGGGTACAGTCCTCGCTAATGAAGAAGTTGACGAATGGGTGAGCAAAGGTTACACGGTTGAGCGGCGCGCAATGCGACAATGGATGCTGCGTATTACCGCTTATGCTGAACGGTTAGAAAAAGATTTAACCGAATTAAATTGGCCCCCCGGTATTTTAGAGATGCAGCGCAATTGGATTGGACGCTCCGAAGGAGCAGAAGCAGACTTTGCAATTGCCGGATCAACTAAATCAATCCGTGTTTTTACAACCCGCGCTGATACGATGTTTGGCGCAACTTACATGGTTCTCGCACCTGAGCATCCTCTTATAGATGAGATCACGACTTCTGAACAGAAAAAGATCGTGGATGATTATCGCGATCAGGCAAAGATGAAGAGTGAACTGGATCGTGTTGCTCTTGATAAAAACAAAACGGGAGTTTTCACCGGAGCTTATGTAATCAATCCTGCGACGAAGAAAAATATTCCGATCTGGATTGCAGATTATGTGATTATTACTTACGGCACGGGTGCAATTATGGCTGTCCCCGGACATGATGAACGCGATTACGAATTTGCAAAACAATTCAATCTTCCCATCATCGAAGTCGTTTCCGGCGGTGATATCTCCAAAGAAGCATACACTGGAGATGGCAATGCGGTTAATTCCACAAACGATGAAATTTCACTCAACGGATTAGCAACAGAAGATGCTAAGCTTAAAATGGCAGAATGGTTGGAGAAAAAAGGTCTTGGTAAGAGATCGATAAATTACAAATTACGAGATTGGCTGTTTTCGCGCCAGCGGTATTGGGGCGAACCGTTTCCTTTGATTTATCTTGAAGATGGAACGGTGAAAGATTTACCCGAAACCGATCTTCCGATTTTACTGCCTGAAAGCAAATCATATAAACCAAGCGACACAGGTGAATCCGCATTGGCAACAATTCCTGAATGGGTGAACACAATTGATCCGGCAACCGGCAAGTCGGCGCGAAGGGAAACGCACACAATGCCTCAGTGGGCTGGTTCTTGCTGGTATTATCTACGTTATATCGATCCGGAAAACGATAAAGAATTTATCTCTAAGCAAAAAGAAAAATATTGGATGCCGATTGATCTTTATGTTGGAGGTGCAGAACATGCCGTACTGCATTTGCTTTATGCCCGCTTCTGGCATAAAGTTCTATACGATTTAAGTTATCTTTCGACCAAAGAACCATTCAGACGTCTGATAAATCAAGGAACGATTCTCGGTGAAGACGGGCAAAAGATGTCGAAGTCACGCGGCAACGTTGTCAATCCGGACGATGTTGTGAAAGAGTACGGCGCTGATGCAATGCGGCTGTTCGAAATGTTTATGGGTCCGCTTGTTGATACCAAACCGTGGTCGACTCACGGCGTAGAGGGCGTTTATCGTTTCCTGAATCGTGTTTGGCGAATGCTGGTCGATGAAAATAGCGCACTGCATCCGACAATCAAAGACATTTCAATTTCAGGTGATGATGAGAGATTTATTCATCAAACAATCAAGAAAGTTACGCTTGATTTGGAAGGAATGAATTTCAACACCGCGATTTCACAGATGATGATATTCGTTAATGAGTTTTTGAATCGTGATGTGAAGCCAAAATGTATGATGGAAACGTTTGTTTTACTTCTTTCGCCTTTTGCTCCGCATATTGCTGAAGAACTCTGGCAAAAATTGGGTCATTCTTCTTCGCTTGCTTACGAGAAATGGCCCCGTTACGATGAATCGAAAGCGGCTGTGAGTAGTATTGAAATGGTCGTGCAAGTTAATGGTAAAGTTCGTTCCAAGTTTCCAATCGCCGTTGATATGGATGAAGCACTTCTTAAAAAACTTGTTTTAGACGATGAGAGTGTTAAGCGGCATATTGATGGGAAGCAAATCGTTAAAATGGTTGTTGTCAAAAACAAGCTTGTCAGTATCGTGGTAAAATAA